In Sphaerospermopsis torques-reginae ITEP-024, the genomic window TAAAGTGCTACCAACTCTACCCGCACCCACAATAGTCACACGGGGAGATTTACAGGAAACAGTAGAAGAAAGTAAATAAGACATAAGCAATATTTTCTTGACAATTGCAATTCCTGACTAATAGTAGAGTAGATTAGTAAATATTAATATCCACTGAAGTTAGAAATTAAATTTCTAATTTAATTGGGAGCATCCCAATTTGGAAAAAATCACCGCAGCAAAACCAAAAAATCTCTTAAACTCTCTTACCTTTGTGTCCTTTGCACCCTTTGCGGTTCAATCATATCCAGTTCCTTGGATTATTTTATTTCCTTGGATAGAAATAAATTTACAAATTTGGGAAACTCCCAATTATTTAGTCATCTTTAGATGACTTGAGCTATTAGCAAGGAACTTAAGTTCCTTGCGGGAATTGTACACTAAAGCACAACCTTTGTTATGCAAACTCTTCCAATTGTTCTAATTTTAACCAAATATTGGGAGTTGGTACTTTTCCGAACTTCACCAAAGCATAATCACCTTTAATATCTACTATTTCCCCTGGACTATCAAATAAATAGGAGGGAAAGCGAGTATCACTAGCTTTTGCTTCTACACTATTTTCCAACTTTTCGCGCACAGCACGAACCATATTTCCTTTTTTTACAGCCATGAGTTCCTCTGACGATTCATCAACGCTTTTACTAAAAATTTTATCTTGTGGGAAGATACAAAGGCAGATTTTCTTGAGCTAAAAAGATCAGAAACCCAAATACACGCGATGTATTAAATACTTAAACAATACGGTTGACAATTGTCCACACTTCTCCATCAGAACGGACATGAGGAACTGAGATAGTTTTAAATCCGGTAATAAAGGGTTTGTAGTAAACTTGCCAATACATGGGGCTAAGTTCATCAGCACAGGCTTTGAGCAGTTTAATTTCTTCTGCTAGTTCTTGTGCGAGTTCATTTACCCTTTGGGCGTGAATTTCGGCAACTTTTTTGGCTGCTTCTAATTCTTGTTGTTTTTGAGAGAGACGTTTAGAAAAAGTTAGTGAACTATTTAACTGTGCTTGTTTTTGTTGTTTTTGTTGTTCTAAAAAGGCGATCGCATCATCAATACCTTTTAATTCTGCCGCAATTTCGGGATTTTCCCTAGCTTGCCGGCGATAAGCTTCTACTATTGCCAAGGTTGTGTT contains:
- a CDS encoding NAD(P)H-quinone oxidoreductase subunit O codes for the protein MAVKKGNMVRAVREKLENSVEAKASDTRFPSYLFDSPGEIVDIKGDYALVKFGKVPTPNIWLKLEQLEEFA